In a single window of the Pseudoxanthomonas sp. F37 genome:
- a CDS encoding mechanosensitive ion channel domain-containing protein codes for MDWKVETAAQLAPRGSDRLLWGDLANGYRLAEDAFAPVARSWRDAWLSLAGQGWLLAAMALVLACGLIAVRAWALPAWERHLEKEWRGHPLALSLPAAAGVLVLGGLAWLAASLFLQALVWTAPLPLPLRGTARALVAVVTLVAVVIATGRGIARLTVGLQGGRAGMAAAPLVLALSLLLVALLDRNLALMAAPPVAAVGLVHAATACAMGVAIAFVLSRAPGIVRRAGLHTPVRRRLAHAVSGGVMLGWLLLVVVVASLLAGYMAWAAFLTKQIVWTLLVLGWTFLTWRTVHDGADFLAGRREALLRASRRTGVGTRRLQQAIVLVSGAAMLGLACVALMLISAPYGLGPSDLLGRMFDAGGNLRIGNLSFSPLQVLRAMVVLALAVAASRMLAQWLCRRLLPTTRLDAGVRASLTTLARYAGVVVGIGMALAALGVEANRITWVVSALTVGIGFGLQAIVQNFISGLILLVERPVKVGDWVVVGDAEGDVRRINVRATEISLADRTTVLVPNSELITKVVRNRTFTAGDGLVKVVLPVPAVADIAQVVGLVRAVVREQGEIKPSPAPQVQVEEVRDNKLWIGVSAYVEGPRQVTRIRAALLLALVQRLQAAGIALV; via the coding sequence ATGGACTGGAAGGTTGAAACAGCCGCGCAGCTCGCCCCGCGCGGCTCGGACCGCCTGCTCTGGGGAGATCTGGCCAACGGCTACCGTCTGGCGGAAGACGCCTTCGCTCCGGTCGCCCGCTCATGGCGCGACGCGTGGCTCTCCCTGGCGGGGCAGGGATGGCTGCTGGCGGCGATGGCGCTTGTCTTGGCGTGCGGCCTGATCGCAGTACGCGCGTGGGCGCTGCCCGCGTGGGAGCGCCACCTCGAGAAAGAATGGCGCGGACATCCCCTGGCCTTGTCGCTGCCGGCCGCGGCGGGCGTGCTGGTGCTGGGAGGGTTGGCGTGGCTGGCGGCGTCGCTGTTCCTCCAGGCCCTCGTGTGGACGGCTCCGCTGCCGCTGCCGCTGCGCGGTACGGCCCGGGCCCTGGTGGCCGTCGTCACGCTGGTGGCCGTGGTCATCGCGACCGGTCGAGGGATCGCGCGCCTGACGGTGGGACTGCAGGGCGGGCGTGCGGGCATGGCGGCCGCGCCCCTCGTCCTTGCGCTATCGCTGCTGCTGGTGGCGCTGCTGGACCGCAACCTGGCCCTCATGGCAGCCCCTCCCGTGGCCGCCGTCGGCCTGGTCCACGCAGCCACCGCCTGTGCGATGGGCGTGGCGATCGCATTCGTACTGTCCCGCGCGCCCGGCATCGTGCGGCGCGCCGGGTTGCACACGCCGGTCCGGCGCCGCCTGGCGCACGCGGTGTCCGGCGGCGTGATGCTGGGCTGGCTGCTGCTGGTGGTGGTGGTCGCCAGCCTGTTGGCCGGCTACATGGCATGGGCCGCCTTCCTGACCAAGCAGATCGTGTGGACGCTGCTGGTGCTGGGGTGGACGTTCCTGACCTGGCGGACCGTCCACGATGGCGCCGACTTCCTCGCCGGCCGCCGCGAAGCGCTGCTGCGTGCATCGCGCAGGACCGGCGTGGGCACGCGGCGCCTGCAGCAGGCCATCGTGCTGGTGAGCGGTGCGGCGATGCTGGGCCTGGCCTGCGTGGCCCTGATGCTCATCAGCGCGCCTTACGGGCTGGGCCCGTCCGACCTGCTGGGCCGCATGTTCGACGCCGGCGGCAACCTGCGCATCGGCAACCTGAGCTTCAGCCCCCTGCAGGTACTGCGCGCCATGGTGGTACTGGCATTGGCGGTCGCGGCCTCGCGCATGCTGGCGCAGTGGCTTTGCCGCCGCCTGCTGCCGACGACACGCCTGGATGCGGGCGTGCGGGCGTCGCTGACCACCCTGGCGCGCTATGCGGGCGTCGTGGTGGGCATCGGCATGGCGCTGGCGGCACTGGGCGTGGAAGCCAATCGCATCACCTGGGTGGTGAGCGCGCTGACGGTCGGCATCGGCTTCGGGCTGCAGGCCATCGTGCAGAACTTCATCTCCGGGCTGATCCTGCTGGTGGAGCGTCCGGTGAAGGTGGGCGACTGGGTGGTGGTGGGCGACGCGGAAGGCGATGTCCGCCGCATCAACGTCCGCGCCACCGAGATTTCGCTGGCCGACCGCACCACCGTGCTGGTCCCGAACTCGGAGCTGATCACCAAGGTCGTCCGCAACCGCACGTTCACCGCCGGCGACGGCCTGGTGAAGGTGGTCCTGCCGGTGCCGGCGGTGGCGGACATCGCCCAGGTCGTCGGCCTGGTGCGGGCGGTCGTGCGCGAACAGGGCGAGATCAAGCCGTCTCCCGCGCCCCAGGTGCAGGTGGAGGAGGTGAGGGACAACAAGCTGTGGATCGGCGTGTCCGCCTATGTGGAGGGCCCTCGCCAGGTGACCCGCATCCGCGCGGCCCTGCTGCTGGCCCTGGTGCAGCGCCTGCAGGCCGCCGGCATCGCGCTGGTGTGA
- a CDS encoding catalase, producing the protein MPASRDQAERSAAIAAARNTDSAPAGDPPVIADDAGARRAAELQQLAAARARNEDKAAEYDSAGSPVEGTHVAPPSATTCASTLSEDVANAKAGAPAHEGTDATTVPLEHARVDSSGRRLTTNQGVPVASNQDSLKAGLRGPALLKDFILREKITHFDHERIPERVVHARGSGAHGYFEAYEDLSRLTRAAPFQAAGKRTPVFVRFSTVAGERGSKDTARDVRGFAVKFYTEEGNWDLVGNNMPVFFIQDAMKFPDLVHAVKPEPHHAMPQAASAHDTFWDFVSLMPESAHMLVWLMSDRAIPRSYRMMQGFGVHTFRLVNAAGESALVKFHWTPVAGVHSLTWDEALKISGADPDFHRRDLWEAIEAGACPAWELGLQVFSDADAERFSFDVLDATKIVPEELVPIVTVGRLVLDRNPDNFFSETEQVAFCTAHVIPGIDFTNDPLLAGRIHSYVDTQLSRLGGPNFHEIPINAPLAQVHNNQRDGLHRRAIPRGRVAYEPNSLGGGCPFQAGAAGFVPVPEPVAGEELRAKPERFAEHYAQASLFYESQTPVEQRHIAAAFRFELSKVTVPAVRRRVVALLANVSPTLARAVADGLGMDMPGPLPRLEVGATAAPEVTVSATLSQTAYPGTMQDAHLKVAVLVAPGVDGEQVGAIQHALLEAGVTARLVGPRIGAVGGASAVTLDADASLENQPGALFDGVVVPAGVSASLAPDGRAIEFLRDQYRHCKPLLVIGDSAALLDEAGIPRAGEDPGLLVAERSNGQAVRAFLEALAQRRHFDRERDPPRV; encoded by the coding sequence ATGCCGGCATCACGCGACCAGGCAGAACGCAGCGCGGCGATCGCCGCTGCGCGCAACACCGACAGCGCACCGGCGGGCGATCCTCCCGTCATCGCGGACGATGCCGGCGCGCGCAGGGCGGCGGAACTGCAACAGCTTGCCGCGGCCCGCGCGCGCAACGAAGACAAGGCTGCGGAATACGACAGCGCCGGCAGCCCCGTCGAAGGCACGCACGTGGCCCCGCCGTCGGCCACGACATGCGCCAGCACCCTGTCGGAGGATGTCGCCAACGCCAAGGCCGGCGCGCCTGCGCACGAGGGGACCGACGCCACCACGGTGCCGCTGGAGCACGCGCGCGTGGATTCCAGCGGACGCCGCCTGACCACCAACCAGGGCGTGCCGGTGGCCAGCAACCAGGACTCGCTGAAGGCGGGACTGCGCGGGCCGGCCCTGCTCAAGGATTTCATCCTCCGCGAGAAGATCACCCACTTCGACCACGAGCGCATTCCGGAACGGGTGGTGCATGCGCGCGGCTCCGGCGCGCACGGCTATTTCGAAGCCTACGAAGATCTCTCCAGGCTCACCCGTGCGGCGCCGTTCCAGGCAGCGGGCAAGCGCACCCCGGTCTTCGTCCGCTTCTCGACGGTGGCCGGCGAGCGCGGCAGCAAGGACACCGCCCGCGACGTGCGCGGCTTCGCGGTCAAGTTCTATACCGAAGAGGGCAACTGGGACCTGGTGGGGAACAACATGCCGGTGTTCTTCATCCAGGACGCGATGAAGTTCCCGGACCTGGTGCATGCGGTGAAGCCCGAGCCGCATCATGCGATGCCGCAGGCGGCATCGGCGCACGACACGTTCTGGGACTTCGTGTCGCTGATGCCCGAGTCGGCGCACATGCTGGTGTGGCTGATGTCCGACCGCGCCATTCCGCGCAGCTACCGGATGATGCAGGGCTTCGGCGTGCACACCTTCCGGCTGGTCAACGCGGCCGGCGAAAGCGCACTGGTGAAGTTCCACTGGACGCCGGTGGCCGGCGTGCATTCGCTCACCTGGGACGAGGCGTTGAAGATCAGCGGCGCCGATCCGGATTTCCATCGGCGCGACCTGTGGGAGGCGATCGAGGCGGGCGCCTGTCCGGCATGGGAACTGGGCCTGCAGGTGTTCTCCGATGCCGATGCCGAACGGTTCTCGTTCGATGTGCTGGATGCCACCAAGATCGTCCCGGAGGAGCTGGTTCCCATCGTCACCGTCGGTCGGCTGGTGCTGGACCGCAACCCGGACAACTTCTTCAGCGAGACCGAACAGGTCGCCTTCTGCACCGCGCACGTCATACCGGGCATCGATTTCACCAACGATCCCTTGCTGGCCGGACGCATCCATTCCTATGTCGACACCCAGCTCAGCCGGCTGGGCGGCCCCAATTTCCACGAAATCCCGATCAACGCGCCGCTGGCGCAGGTGCACAACAACCAGCGCGACGGCCTGCACCGCCGGGCCATCCCGCGTGGCCGCGTGGCGTACGAGCCGAACTCGCTGGGCGGCGGTTGTCCGTTCCAGGCCGGTGCCGCAGGTTTCGTCCCGGTGCCGGAACCGGTCGCCGGGGAAGAGCTGCGCGCCAAGCCGGAACGGTTCGCCGAGCACTACGCGCAGGCCAGCCTGTTCTACGAAAGCCAGACGCCGGTGGAGCAGCGCCACATCGCCGCGGCGTTCCGCTTCGAACTGAGCAAGGTCACCGTGCCCGCCGTCCGGCGGCGCGTGGTGGCGCTGCTGGCGAACGTATCGCCCACGCTCGCCCGCGCGGTGGCGGACGGGCTGGGCATGGACATGCCCGGGCCATTGCCGCGCCTGGAGGTCGGCGCGACCGCCGCGCCGGAAGTCACGGTATCGGCCACCCTGTCGCAGACCGCGTATCCAGGCACGATGCAGGACGCCCACCTCAAGGTCGCCGTACTGGTGGCGCCCGGCGTGGATGGCGAGCAGGTCGGTGCCATCCAGCACGCGTTGCTGGAAGCGGGCGTCACCGCGCGTCTGGTCGGCCCGCGGATCGGCGCAGTCGGGGGCGCGTCCGCCGTGACGCTGGACGCGGACGCCTCGCTGGAGAACCAGCCCGGTGCCCTGTTCGACGGTGTGGTGGTGCCCGCGGGAGTGTCGGCTTCCCTTGCGCCGGACGGGCGGGCCATCGAATTCCTGCGCGATCAGTACAGGCACTGCAAGCCCTTGCTGGTGATCGGCGACAGCGCTGCGTTGCTCGATGAGGCGGGCATCCCGCGGGCCGGGGAAGATCCGGGCCTGCTGGTGGCGGAGCGATCGAACGGACAGGCGGTGCGTGCATTCCTGGAAGCGCTTGCGCAGCGTCGGCATTTCGATCGCGAACGCGATCCGCCGCGGGTCTAG
- a CDS encoding CBS domain-containing protein, whose product MKVGEMMSGNVRLVAPDDTLAHAARVMAEQDVGSLPVGEDDRLVGFLTDRDIAVRAVAQGLGAEARVRQVMSGEVKYCYDDDDVEEVALNMADLELRRMPVVNRDKRLVGIVSLGNFAQCGAPRASQELLEGVAARH is encoded by the coding sequence ATGAAAGTCGGCGAGATGATGAGTGGCAACGTGCGCCTGGTCGCGCCCGACGACACCCTGGCGCATGCCGCCAGGGTGATGGCGGAACAGGACGTGGGAAGCCTGCCGGTCGGCGAGGACGATCGGCTGGTGGGATTCCTGACCGACCGCGACATCGCGGTCCGCGCGGTGGCGCAGGGATTGGGTGCCGAGGCCCGGGTCCGGCAGGTGATGTCCGGCGAAGTCAAATACTGCTATGACGACGATGACGTGGAGGAGGTCGCCCTCAACATGGCCGACCTGGAGCTGCGTCGCATGCCCGTGGTCAACCGCGACAAGCGCCTGGTGGGCATCGTGTCGTTGGGAAACTTCGCCCAATGCGGGGCGCCGCGCGCTTCGCAGGAACTGCTTGAGGGTGTTGCCGCGCGACACTAG